One stretch of Pelmatolapia mariae isolate MD_Pm_ZW linkage group LG3_W, Pm_UMD_F_2, whole genome shotgun sequence DNA includes these proteins:
- the LOC134646908 gene encoding uncharacterized protein LOC134646908 gives MNSFTLRGREHPTPRGGPVGPQAPGPDKQPPGVSRCIPERPAPDTKNHQRTDVGGRQPPAGRARPRRRKRGKRAGLHVLLRRLRKEMDLRGLYSWVATAKTKFGLPDAADLDIFDETDTAVEEDIFLELLEAQPDLCLTIREKISDEAHSTPSSSDTLSSLTDTISLSSSDSDLREKGIPAGRSRSSKDSSAPNVSVSEAAKEMVKNALTRKPGGEEILEEYNAENSLSHRTRRQLVNILASDMTERHGRIPSRKQKEKYALGIITLFPSLKDPFSPNGYVNQDFLLLFGAETATKLLEKWDMSFKPKVIKEAKQLTQSTDLCRLIKAAEKPTETGRKRRTKISPTDAAHKMVHFHKSCCSIDEHLQARDGKQPYILAVGRTQNSIDTFYIAVDKQLIPCQATSSLSAFDELFKSHYVFNLSYDESLVHLYSFVQTTIFNIDATSTDESPRVRELRAKMLNENHV, from the exons ATGAACAGCTTTACGCTAAGAGGCCGAGAGCACCCCACCCCCCGAGGGGGCCCAGtggggccacaggcgccaggccccgacaagcagccaccgggagtgagccggtgcatacctgagcgccccgccccggacaccaagaaccaccaacgcaccgatgtcggAGGGCGTCAGCCACCGGCAGGAAGAGca AGGCCTCGTCGGAGAAAGCGGGGGAAGCGAGCCGGCCTTCACGTCCTGCTCCGTCGTCTCCGGAAAGAGATGGACCTTCGGGGGCTCTATTCCTGGGTTGCTACCG CCAAAACCAAGTTTGGACTTCCGGATGCTGCTGACCTTGATATTTTCGATGAAACTGACACAGCTGTCGAAGAAGACATTTTTCTGGAGTTACTGGAGGCCCAACCAGACCTATGCCTGACAATACGTGAAAAGATTTCAGATGAAG CTCATTCCACACCATCCTCCTCGGATACATTATCTTCCCTCACGGACACTATATCACTTTCATCAAGTGACAGTGACCTCAGGGAAAAGGGCATTCCTGCAGGCCGCAGTAGATCCAGCAAAGACAGTTCTGCACCAAATGTTTCTGTGTCAGAGGCTGCAAAAGAG ATGGTTAAAAATGCCTTGACTAGGAAACCTGGTGGAGAGGAAATTCTTGAAGAATACAATGCCGAAAATTCACTGAGCCACCGCACCCGGCGGCAGCTTGTTAACATATTGGCAAGTGATATGACTGAGCGACATGG CAGAATTCCCTCCCGTAAGCAAAAGGAGAAATATGCCCTTGGAATAATTACACTCTTTCCCTCATTGAAGGATCCATTTTCTCCAAACGGCTAT GTCAATCAAGACTTCCTGCTGCTGTTTGGTGCTGAAACAGCCACCAAGTTGCTTGAGAAGTGGGACATGTCATTCAAGCCAAAGGTTATTAAAGAAGCCAAACAGCTGACTCAGTCAACTGACCTGTGTCGTTTGATAAAAGCTGCTGAGAAACCAACAGAGA CTGGACGAAAGAGGAGAACCAAAATAAGTCCAACTGATGCAGCACACAAAATGGTGCACTTTCACAAG TCATGCTGCAGCATTGATGAACACTTGCAAGCAAGAGATGGTAAACAACCATACATCCTCGCTGTTGGTCGAACCCAGAACAGCATTGACACCTTCTACATCGCAGTGGACAAACAGCTCATCCCCTGCCAAGCCACCAGCTCACTCAGTGCTTTTGATGAACTTTTCAAATCCCACTACGTGTTCAACTTATCTTACGACGAGTCACTGGTTCATCTCTACAGTTTTGTGCAGACCACCATATTCAACATTGATGCCACCTCAACAGATGAGTCACCACGTGTTCGTGAGTTGCGTGccaaaatgttgaatgagaaccatgtttaa